One region of Candidatus Polarisedimenticolia bacterium genomic DNA includes:
- a CDS encoding nuclear transport factor 2 family protein — MEENEKRVRAFYESTAPGHREALRGIQAPHVIYDIQKGMPVGAGHFEGLEDVLERFLTSFYGAFDVHFDAEEFITAGSQVVALGRIVGKTRKSAVPVDVPFVHVWTVSGGYLRRLRAFTDTALLSAALKE; from the coding sequence ATGGAGGAGAACGAAAAGCGTGTCCGCGCGTTCTACGAGTCGACGGCCCCAGGCCACCGCGAGGCGCTGCGGGGGATCCAGGCGCCGCACGTCATCTATGACATTCAGAAGGGGATGCCGGTCGGCGCCGGTCATTTCGAAGGGCTCGAGGACGTGCTCGAGCGCTTCCTGACGAGCTTCTACGGCGCATTCGATGTTCACTTCGACGCCGAGGAATTCATCACGGCCGGCTCGCAAGTGGTCGCCCTCGGCCGCATCGTGGGCAAGACTCGGAAGTCCGCCGTGCCGGTAGATGTACCGTTCGTCCACGTATGGACGGTCAGCGGCGGGTATCTGCGCCGGCTGCGCGCCTTCACCGACACGGCGCTTCTCTCCGCAGCCCTGAAGGAATGA